From the genome of Pirellulales bacterium:
GGCTTCAGGCCGACATGGAGGAAAGCCTTGTTCTCAAAACGCTGGTGCTTCCGTCCGCCAAAAGAGATGACCGGCTCGACTGGCTTGGTGCGTTCGTGAACCGGGAACGGCCGTTGTTGAACTACCAGAAAGCTGCGTAATGAGACGAACTATAGTGTGTGGATTGTTCTCTCGGCAAAGGGCGCGACGATGGCCGACGAGGTCAATTAGCGCCACCATCACGCTCTCGCCCCGCAACACTTCTTGAACTTTTTTCCACTGCCGCAAGGACACGGACCGTTGCGCCCGGTCCGCGGGCCGCGGCCATCGCGTCTTTGATCGCTCCCATCAGCCGCGGCACGATCAAGTCGCGATGCTCTCGCGCCTCGACGATCGCGCCCTCCGGCAGCACGCGAAAGTCTACGTCGAGCTCCACGACGATCCGGTCCAACTCGGCCTCGACGACCCGCGACGCCGCGGAATCGAGCAGTTCCAGCAGCCGCGGGTCCAGCGAGGCGGACGAATCCAACCGAGCCTTGCACTCGTCGAGTTTCTCCTCGGCGAGCATCCGTTCGCAGCGATCGAGACGTTTGTTGTAGGGTCGATGTCTCGATCTTCATTCAGGACGATTACCGGATGCGACCAGGTGATTCGTTTCCCCTCCGAATCGCGCACTCTTGCGAGAACAATGTCGCCCTGCTTATACCGAGGCACGCTGTGTTCTCCGCTGTGGCTCCTATTGCCACTCGTCGTCGAGCAGTTCTTGTGACGGCTCAACGCTTAGAGCGCGAAGCTCCTCGAGCGATGGCATAATACCCTTGACTCGCTCAAATTCGGCTTGATGCTGAGCCCGCAGGTTCTCGATCTCTTCCTGTCTCGCGCGTTCGCGTTCCTCTTCCAATATCCCGGCATCGTCTGCTCGAGGAACATTGGATTCACGGGCGACCAATTCATCCGCTGCTCCTATTGCATCCTTGCTTCGCCGGAGGGTGGTGCGAGGCTGTTCTGACATCACGATAGCTCGGTCTGTGAAATTCCCAACTCGTTTTGCAGCAATGATTTAGGCACAACCATTCTATGCCGAAAGACTATCGGTTTCTAGTGGGCTAGTCAATCTAGAATGTTTTTTGACGCAAATCCAGCCTAGATTATCGGTTGCGCCGCGCGAAAGCGAAACAGCGCTCGAATCTTTGCGCGCATCGGGCCGCTCCCATTGTAGTGGCCAGCACAAGACCAGCCTCGCTCTATTCTAACGGGTTGCCCCCGGCCGGTGGCAAATCGACGGCGACGACGATATCGCCCTTGGGAATGGGCAACGTCAGCGGCACCGTCGGCGCGCCGGAATCGTCGACGCGGTCATACCCGACGCTGTAAAGCACGTAGCCCGCGGGCAGCTTTTTGTAGGCCAATGGCCGGTCGCTAAAGGGATCGAGCGGCACCGCAGCAAGATATTGGGGGACGAGTTCCTCGAGGGCTTCCGGATAATCCTTGTTCGACAGCCAAAATCGCCGCAGTGCCAGTTGGCAGACCAACAGCCGCAGCCGTGCGCGTTTTTCGCCGCCGGTGGCGTCAAATAGAACGTCATCCGTGAGCGCCTCGTTGGGAAGAAAGGCGCGGTTCAGGATATGCAAGCGATGTCTCCACGGATAGGCTCGCGCGTAGTAGAGTCGTTCTCGGGCCACGCTGGCATCGGGCGCCTCGCGGCGAGCGTCGATCTCCACCAGTCGTTCCGCCAGTTTGCGGCAGCCGTCGTCGTCGAGTCGTGCGACGATCTTCTGCAAGCCCTCGATTCCCAGCCGCTCAGAAACAAAGCCGAAGCCATCGTGCATCATCACGCCGCCGTTGGCGATCGCGGCCCCCAACTCGATGTCGGCGAGGTAGCTCTCGACGGCCGTTTCGAGCGACCCGTCCTCTAACTCCTGACGCCCCCGTGCGGCAAGAATCTGCGACAGTTTCTCGATCCGCCGGCCTTCGGCCGAGAGCCGGTTGTCGTTCATCGTTTCATACAGCACCGCCTGGCAGGGACGAGCCAAGCCTCTTCGCAAAAGCGCCATTGCGGTCTCTTGCTTGTGCAGGTAGGCCCGCAGCTCATCGCCCGACAGGGTATCGACCTTGGCCCAGTTATTATCAATCGCCTCGGCCGCCCGCAGCAGATCGACATAGCCGTTTTCAGCCAACGGCGATGGGTGGGCGAGCAACCGCAATCGGTACGCGGTCCAGTAGATTCTTGCCGGCAAGAGGGCGATCAACAGCAATGCCGCCGCCGCCGTCGCCCGGCCGAACGGCCCGCGCGCCGATCGCGCCAGCCAGAGCCAGCCTGCCATGAGCAGCGCCGGAAAGGCGACGATGAGCGCCGCGGCCCGCAGCCAAACACTTTGTTTGCCTTCGACGGCCCACACGGCGACGAGCGTAAAGCCACCCATCACTCCGCCCGGCAGCACGTCCAGATACCAATCCCAGCGCACCTGCGGCGGCAACCGCACGAGCATTGCCAAGAGGCCGCTCAATAGCACGAAGGCCAGCAACATCTCGGCCAGCGAATAGCGGCGGCCCCGCGGTGCATCGGTTCGATTGGCGGTCGCAACGGATGCTGGCGGCTGCGTCCGATCGGAACGGCTTTTCAATCGCCCCAGCCGCAGCAGCACGACCGCCGTCTGGCTCAGAAAAAACAGGCACAGCCGCGGATCGGCCGTACCCAGCCAAAGCGAGCAGAACGCCAACACGGCGGCCAATTTCCAAAACCAGTGGCCGCGGCCCCGAGCGCCCCACACCGCGACCAGCCCGGCCAGGCTATAGGTTGCCATCACGGCGAAAATCGCCGCGGCGATCGTCAGCCCAATCTGCCAGGGTTCGTAGGACGACATCGCCGGCTTCTCCTTTCGGACGCCGCAACCAACCGCGGCGGCATTCGGCAGTTTACGTGATTCACGACGTGCCCGCCATTGCCTGTGGTGCATGCACGCCAAGCCAACGCGCCGGTAAAACACAGAGAATCTTGCCGCGCACGGCGCTCGCGGAGCTGCCTTCTCGACCCCGAAGGGGGCGTATTCGATAGCCCAGGGTACACGCAGCGGAACCCCGGGTCCGTGGGGCCGACAAGATCGCAAGCCCCAACGGGGCGCGACTCCAGGTGCCGCGCGACGGTCGGTCCGTTGCTTTTGCGGATTGTTGCCTGAAGCCGTCTTTGCTGGGAGAATAGGCTATTCGCTCGTGTGGCTCGGATGGACGCCGAGGGCGCCACGTTTCACGATCATCCTGGAAACAAGGAGATGTTATGCCGCTGGCGATCGAGACCGATCCTGTTCCGCTTCGCGTCGACGAATTCGGCGTCGTCCGAGTGGGCGAGTCGCAGGTGCTGCTCGACGTCGTCGTCGAGCATTTCAACAACGGAGCCGAACCGGAGGCGATCGCACAAGGCTTCCCGACGCTGGATCTGGCGGATGTCTATGGAGTCATCGCGTATTACCTTCGGCACCGCACGGAGGTCGACGATTACCTTCACGCGCGACGACAGGAGGCGGAACGGTTACGGCAGGAAATCGAAGCAACGCAGCCCAGCCGAGCGGAATTGCGCGCGAAATTGCTGGCGCGGAAGGCACAGATGGAACTAGCGGATGCTTCGCCTGGCAGGGGTCGAAAATCTCCGTCCTGCTGGCGCGCTTAGCCCGCCAAACTGCTTCACCGGCCAGGCAAGCTGGCAGGGGTCGAAGCAAATCCAGGGTTCCGCTACGCCGCACCCTGGGCTATCGAGTGCGACCCCCTTCGGGGCCGGAATCCAAAATCCAAAATCGACCCAACCCCCCAGATTTATCGTTGCGGGCAAAAATCGACCGGCGCAGCGGCGGCTTCGTAAGCGGAGAGTAGATCAAGGGTTGAAGCACTGGGAAAACGGATACACATTTTGTTTTTGTCAACGATAATTCTCTTATGTCAACGATAAATCGAGGCGGTAGCTCATTGCCCACACCGTCGAACCGGCGGGGCCGGCCGCGGCGGAAGCCGAGCGCAAGGAACTGCGCGATCTATGAACGAGTCAGACTCGAGGGCAAATGCCTCGAAGAGGTCGCCGCCGACTACCAGGTGACGAAGCAGCGGATCAGCGATATCGTCGCTCACGTGGAGAGTTGGCTCAGCCGGCACGATACGCACTCGCTGGCCCAGAAGATGCGCGCCCGCGCGACGGCCCGCTACGATACGCTCTGGTCGGAGGCGATGACCGGCTTTGCCCGCAGCCGCGAACG
Proteins encoded in this window:
- a CDS encoding DUF433 domain-containing protein, encoding MPLAIETDPVPLRVDEFGVVRVGESQVLLDVVVEHFNNGAEPEAIAQGFPTLDLADVYGVIAYYLRHRTEVDDYLHARRQEAERLRQEIEATQPSRAELRAKLLARKAQMELADASPGRGRKSPSCWRA